Proteins encoded by one window of Sorex araneus isolate mSorAra2 chromosome 3, mSorAra2.pri, whole genome shotgun sequence:
- the SOST gene encoding sclerostin, with amino-acid sequence MQLSLALCLVCLLLQAAFRGGVGQGWRAFKNDATEIIPELGLYPEPLPELENNKTMNRAENGGRPPHHPFETKDASEYSCRELHFTRYVTDGPCRSAKPVTELVCSGQCGPARLLPNAIGRGKWWRPSGPDFRCIPDRYRAQRVQLLCPGGAAARARKVRLVASCKCKRLTRSHNQSELKDFGPDAARPHRGRKPRPRARGAKANRAELDNAY; translated from the exons ATGCAGCTCTCTCTTGCCCTGTGTCTCGTGTGCCTGCTGCTGCAGGCTGCCTTCCGCGGGGGCGTGGGACAGGGGTGGCGAGCCTTCAAGAATGATGCCACGGAAATCATCCCCGAGCTGGGCTTATACCCCGAGCCCCTGCCAGAGCTGGAGAACAACAAGACCATGAACCGGGCGGAGAACGGGGGGAGGCCACCCCACCACCCCTTCGAGACCAAAG ACGCGTCCGAGTACAGCTGCCGCGAGCTGCACTTCACCCGCTACGTGACGGACGGGCCGTGCCGCAGCGCCAAGCCGGTGACCGAGCTGGTGTGCTCGGGCCAGTGCGGGCCGGCGCGCCTGCTGCCCAACGCCATCGGCCGCGGCAAGTGGTGGCGGCCCAGCGGGCCCGACTTCCGCTGCATCCCCGACCGCTACCGCGCGCAGCGGGTGCAGCTGCTGTGTCCCGGCGGCGCCGCGGCCCGCGCGCGCAAGGTGCGCCTGGTGGCCTCGTGCAAGTGCAAGCGCCTCACCCGCTCCCACAACCAGTCGGAGCTCAAGGACTTCGGGCCCGACGCCGCGCGGCCGCACAGGGGCCGCAAGCCGCGGCCGCGCGCGCGGGGCGCCAAGGCCAACCGGGCCGAGCTGGACAACGCCTACTAG